In Flavobacterium sp. CS20, a single window of DNA contains:
- a CDS encoding T9SS type A sorting domain-containing protein: protein MKIKLQGFGVYLKTILLHMKVFLCLMFVTVFYTNTVLAQTTYNGNGNSGFGDVVGSSTLEFSDDGTTITGVFTKGSGDFNDAMVVYISTGAAGRSVIDGTVNDQGDNLRRAISSAGTDASDITFPPGFQATHAIAIDVTFGGLWSIPSSGSVGDNGLVYIKTVGNPANTTSASFTFSFDWSDIGLTGSDKFEFVITYLNPSNGFLSDEGYGDGLPTGNPGSANVTFTGFRNYPNYYVYNGTSWTPSNPDGVTQTARDASVESGNATLSNNTSLRDFTIETGAELNIGSSAVLNLSGNILNDGRFIFKSDASGSAQLGQFNGTMSGSGNYTTERFIPAGNNNRRVFRFLASPVNTANSIRMNWQEGALSNTDNPDPGFGTHITGSTVDGQNGFDGTISGNPSLLVFDNATQTWSSIDNTDVNSLQVGNGYNLFVRGDRSVDLTSASQTPTNTTLRATGSLVIGNVDLSADLASGDSEWSLLGNPYQAIVDFNAITFTGDINTNNLYIWNPNASTEGAYEIIDNTVPAQQMIQPGQSFFVQNSATVTTAPGIVYTEVAKNPSGMVTNVFDNSQIAIADLELFNSNNIKLDVLKFRFESGANNGIDDFDGGKLSNPTENLASENSNTILGIERRDIPQDNEIIPLFVNQYQFTQYELRLSLSNWDDNIDVYIVDSYLDTETLIDANQAYSFSVDSSIPESVASDRFSLKFDNTTLSVNDNTFAEGFSLYPNPSKDGMFSIKTQGLNSDNVQVKVYNLSGQEVLNQGFKTQPNGEVNINASILSTGVYLVELIQANQSFKSKIIIQ, encoded by the coding sequence ATGAAAATAAAATTACAAGGTTTTGGTGTTTATCTGAAAACGATTTTGTTGCATATGAAAGTTTTTTTATGTTTAATGTTTGTTACAGTATTTTATACCAATACTGTTTTAGCCCAAACAACCTATAATGGAAATGGGAATTCTGGTTTTGGTGATGTTGTTGGGAGTAGCACCTTAGAATTTAGTGATGATGGTACAACTATAACTGGAGTATTTACCAAGGGTTCAGGTGATTTTAATGATGCTATGGTAGTTTATATTTCTACTGGTGCCGCTGGTCGTTCTGTTATAGATGGCACTGTAAACGATCAAGGCGATAATTTGAGAAGAGCAATTTCATCTGCTGGAACTGATGCTTCGGACATAACATTTCCTCCTGGTTTTCAAGCCACACACGCCATAGCTATTGATGTCACATTTGGCGGTTTATGGTCTATACCTTCATCAGGTAGTGTTGGTGATAACGGTTTAGTTTATATAAAAACTGTGGGTAATCCCGCAAATACCACTTCTGCAAGTTTTACATTTAGTTTTGATTGGAGTGATATTGGTTTAACTGGAAGTGACAAATTTGAATTTGTCATCACTTACTTAAATCCTAGCAATGGATTTTTGTCTGATGAAGGTTATGGTGACGGTTTGCCAACAGGTAATCCGGGATCTGCAAACGTTACATTTACAGGTTTTAGAAATTACCCCAATTATTATGTTTATAACGGTACAAGCTGGACACCGTCAAATCCTGATGGAGTTACTCAAACTGCAAGAGATGCGTCTGTAGAATCAGGTAATGCAACCTTGTCTAATAATACATCTCTTAGAGATTTTACTATTGAAACAGGAGCTGAATTAAATATTGGTTCATCTGCTGTTTTAAATTTGTCTGGCAACATTTTAAACGATGGACGCTTTATTTTTAAAAGTGATGCTTCAGGTAGTGCCCAGCTTGGTCAATTTAACGGCACGATGTCAGGTTCTGGAAACTATACTACAGAGCGTTTTATCCCAGCTGGCAATAACAATCGAAGAGTTTTTAGATTTCTTGCTTCACCTGTAAACACAGCAAATTCTATTAGAATGAATTGGCAAGAAGGGGCTTTAAGTAATACTGATAATCCTGACCCAGGATTTGGGACTCATATCACAGGTTCAACTGTTGATGGGCAAAATGGATTTGATGGTACCATATCTGGTAATCCATCTTTGTTAGTTTTTGATAATGCGACTCAAACTTGGAGTTCGATTGATAATACAGATGTTAACTCTCTTCAAGTCGGAAATGGGTATAATTTATTTGTGCGAGGTGATAGAAGTGTAGATTTGACCAGTGCATCACAAACACCGACTAACACCACTTTAAGAGCAACGGGTAGTTTAGTTATAGGAAATGTAGATTTGTCTGCAGATTTAGCTTCTGGTGATAGTGAGTGGAGTTTACTGGGAAATCCATATCAAGCTATTGTAGATTTTAACGCTATAACGTTTACTGGTGATATTAACACCAATAATCTTTACATTTGGAATCCAAATGCTTCAACTGAAGGTGCTTATGAAATTATAGACAATACCGTGCCTGCACAACAAATGATTCAGCCTGGTCAAAGTTTCTTTGTGCAAAATTCAGCTACGGTGACAACAGCACCTGGAATTGTATATACCGAAGTGGCTAAAAACCCTTCAGGTATGGTTACTAATGTTTTTGACAACAGCCAAATTGCAATAGCAGATTTAGAACTTTTCAACTCTAATAATATCAAATTAGATGTGCTGAAGTTCAGATTTGAATCGGGAGCCAACAATGGAATTGATGATTTTGACGGTGGAAAATTGAGCAACCCAACTGAAAATTTAGCCTCAGAAAATTCTAATACAATTTTAGGTATTGAGCGCCGTGACATTCCACAAGACAATGAAATTATACCATTATTCGTAAATCAATACCAATTTACACAATATGAATTGAGATTGAGTCTTTCAAATTGGGATGATAATATTGATGTGTACATAGTCGATAGCTATCTTGATACAGAAACTCTTATTGATGCTAATCAAGCTTATAGCTTTAGCGTGGATAGTAGTATTCCTGAAAGTGTAGCTTCAGACCGTTTTAGCTTGAAGTTTGACAATACTACTTTAAGTGTTAATGATAACACTTTTGCTGAAGGATTTAGCCTATATCCTAACCCATCAAAAGACGGTATGTTTAGTATCAAAACTCAAGGCTTAAATTCTGATAATGTTCAGGTTAAAGTTTATAACTTATCAGGTCAAGAAGTATTAAATCAAGGGTTTAAAACACAGCCCAACGGTGAAGTTAATATAAATGCGAGTATCTTATCAACAGGTGTATATTTGGTTGAGTTGATACAAGCAAACCAAAGTTTTAAAAGCAAAATAATCATTCAATAA
- a CDS encoding TIGR04283 family arsenosugar biosynthesis glycosyltransferase: MKISIIIPTYNEAQEIHRTLCELKNRQSKHSFIDEIIVVDGQSLDETQNIVSQFENVTCIISEKSRPQQMNKGAKHANGEVLYFLHADCLPPKNYDYHIVKAIRKGYLAGCFRMNFDHKHPWIKFISWLTKFKYRACRGGDQSLFIKTSLFSEIKGFDERYQIFEDHDILAKIYRKTKFYVIQKPLISSARRFRDKGILKLQLLFWTIYFKKWLGATPENLFSFYKKHIN; encoded by the coding sequence TTGAAAATAAGCATCATCATACCTACTTATAATGAAGCTCAAGAAATACATAGAACACTTTGTGAATTAAAGAATAGACAAAGTAAACATTCATTTATCGATGAAATTATAGTTGTAGATGGGCAAAGTCTTGATGAAACCCAAAACATAGTTTCGCAGTTTGAAAATGTAACCTGTATTATATCTGAAAAAAGTCGTCCTCAGCAAATGAATAAAGGTGCTAAACATGCAAATGGTGAGGTGTTATATTTTTTGCACGCCGATTGTTTACCTCCAAAAAACTATGATTACCATATTGTTAAAGCAATTCGTAAAGGGTATTTAGCTGGATGTTTCAGGATGAATTTTGACCATAAACACCCTTGGATAAAATTTATCAGTTGGCTAACAAAATTCAAGTATAGAGCTTGCCGCGGAGGCGACCAAAGTTTGTTTATAAAAACGTCTTTATTTTCTGAAATTAAAGGATTTGATGAGCGTTACCAAATATTTGAAGACCACGATATTTTAGCTAAAATCTATCGCAAAACAAAGTTTTATGTCATCCAAAAGCCTTTGATTTCTTCTGCTAGAAGATTTAGAGATAAAGGAATTTTGAAACTTCAACTTTTATTTTGGACAATATATTTTAAAAAATGGTTAGGAGCAACGCCAGAAAACTTATTTAGCTTTTATAAAAAGCATATCAATTGA
- a CDS encoding DUF547 domain-containing protein: MKLSLYTFSSIFCIGLICNVIAQNDYQNFSFKNAVTTKPYQVDYSTWDDLLHKHVSDEGFVDYKGFKEDKQKLLEFTKYLEENTPQKNWTKNQKKAYLINAYNAFTIQLVVEHYPIKSIKDIGVFFDNVFKKDFINFNGEMISLDDIEKGMLLPMGDPRVHFAVNCASYSCPKLDNKAYQPKNIDQHLDQVAKSFINSHRNALSPDKIKLSKIFKWYENDFEKENQTVIDFINKYSNITIKSSADIEYLDYNWKLNSQDKA; encoded by the coding sequence ATGAAACTATCGCTTTATACTTTTAGCTCTATTTTTTGTATTGGTTTAATATGCAATGTCATCGCACAAAATGACTATCAGAATTTTTCTTTTAAAAACGCTGTCACTACTAAACCCTATCAAGTTGATTACTCAACTTGGGATGATCTTTTGCATAAACATGTTAGTGATGAAGGCTTTGTAGATTACAAAGGTTTTAAAGAAGATAAGCAAAAACTTTTAGAATTCACAAAGTATTTGGAAGAAAACACACCTCAAAAAAACTGGACAAAAAATCAAAAAAAAGCATATCTAATCAATGCATATAATGCTTTCACAATTCAATTGGTGGTAGAACATTATCCAATAAAAAGCATAAAAGACATCGGTGTTTTTTTTGATAATGTGTTTAAAAAAGATTTTATTAATTTCAATGGAGAAATGATTTCTTTAGATGATATTGAAAAAGGCATGCTTCTTCCAATGGGTGACCCTCGTGTGCATTTTGCTGTCAACTGTGCTTCTTATTCGTGTCCTAAATTAGATAACAAAGCATACCAACCAAAAAACATCGACCAACATCTCGACCAAGTTGCAAAATCATTTATCAATTCACATCGCAACGCTCTATCTCCTGATAAAATAAAACTCTCTAAAATATTTAAATGGTATGAAAACGATTTTGAAAAAGAGAACCAAACTGTGATTGATTTTATCAACAAATATTCTAACATTACTATCAAAAGTAGTGCTGATATCGAATATCTAGATTATAATTGGAAACTCAACTCACAAGATAAGGCTTAA
- the nhaD gene encoding sodium:proton antiporter NhaD: MFFLIGAMTIVEIIDLHRGFGIIKKFIKAKNKKHLLWTLGSLAFILSVVIDNLTTIIILIALLRKILVRRKYRIWYASMMVIAANAGGAWSPIGDVTTTMLWIGDKVTSLGLTEYVVIPSIVCFVVPFFIATKLKPFRGYAMRKEMIIDKDAERLLSSKTMLIVGLSSIAFVPIFKAITGLPPYLGMMFSLAIVWLVSEYVKPEKNISQKDKFRYSTHKALSKIEFSSILFFLGILLAVGALETVVFGEIDGNLVGTLRYATESLSNAIPSMNIVIILLGLMSSIIDNVPLVARSMGMYNFPIDNPIWHFIAYSAGNGGSILIIGSAAGVAAMGMEKIDFIWYFKKVSWLAFLGFIAGCGVFIFIETFFYS, from the coding sequence TTGTTTTTCTTAATTGGTGCTATGACCATTGTTGAAATTATCGATTTACATCGTGGGTTTGGTATCATCAAAAAATTTATAAAAGCTAAAAACAAAAAACATTTATTATGGACATTGGGCTCGTTGGCTTTTATACTTTCAGTGGTAATTGATAACCTTACCACAATCATTATTTTGATAGCTTTATTGCGTAAAATTTTAGTCCGCAGAAAATATCGCATTTGGTATGCCAGTATGATGGTTATTGCTGCCAATGCAGGTGGTGCTTGGTCACCTATTGGCGATGTTACAACCACTATGTTGTGGATTGGCGACAAAGTTACCTCTCTTGGGTTGACCGAATATGTTGTTATACCTTCAATAGTTTGCTTTGTAGTGCCGTTTTTTATCGCTACTAAACTCAAGCCCTTTAGAGGTTATGCTATGCGAAAAGAGATGATAATTGACAAAGATGCTGAACGTCTTTTAAGCAGTAAAACTATGCTTATTGTTGGCCTATCAAGCATTGCTTTTGTACCAATTTTCAAAGCTATCACTGGACTACCTCCTTATCTCGGTATGATGTTTAGTTTGGCTATAGTATGGCTGGTTTCAGAATATGTTAAACCAGAAAAAAATATCAGCCAAAAAGATAAATTCAGATATTCTACACACAAAGCCTTGTCTAAAATTGAGTTTTCGAGTATCCTTTTTTTCTTAGGAATTTTACTCGCTGTTGGGGCTTTAGAAACTGTGGTTTTTGGAGAAATTGATGGAAATCTTGTAGGAACTTTAAGATATGCAACCGAATCATTATCTAATGCCATTCCTTCGATGAATATTGTCATAATACTTTTAGGGTTAATGTCTTCTATTATTGATAATGTTCCACTCGTTGCAAGATCAATGGGTATGTATAATTTTCCTATTGACAACCCGATTTGGCACTTTATAGCCTATTCTGCTGGTAATGGTGGTAGCATACTGATTATTGGATCTGCTGCAGGTGTTGCTGCAATGGGTATGGAGAAAATTGATTTTATTTGGTATTTCAAAAAAGTATCTTGGCTTGCTTTTCTCGGATTTATAGCTGGATGTGGCGTTTTTATTTTTATTGAAACTTTCTTTTATAGTTAG
- a CDS encoding Glu/Leu/Phe/Val dehydrogenase, whose amino-acid sequence MKDLLKTYENKEPEIVFHWNDPETEAKGWTVINSLRGGVAGGGTRMRKGLDLNEVVSLAKTMEVKFTVSGPKIGGAKSGINFDPKDPRKRGVLERWYKAVSPLLKQYYGTGGDLNVDEIHEVIPITEQCGVWHPQEGVFTGHFQPSDSDKINRIGQLRHGVIKVLENVDYSPDLSQKYTVADMITGYGVAESIKYYYDIYGGDIKSKRAIIQGFGNVGSAVAFYLSKMGVKIVGIIDRVGGLINEDGFDYEDIKTLFLNKDGNTLNAENLIPFEEINQKIWDVPAEIFAPCLASRLVSKSQIDSLIDNGVEVISSGANVPFADKEIFFGSIMEYTDARVSLIPDFIANCGMARVFAYFMERRVQMTDEAIFNDTSITIRNAIQNTYNHNDSKLNISRTAFEIALNQLL is encoded by the coding sequence ATGAAAGACCTTCTCAAAACCTACGAAAACAAAGAACCCGAAATCGTTTTTCACTGGAATGATCCAGAAACAGAAGCCAAAGGCTGGACAGTTATCAATTCACTACGCGGTGGAGTCGCTGGTGGTGGCACAAGAATGCGAAAAGGTTTAGACCTCAACGAAGTGGTTTCACTTGCCAAAACTATGGAAGTGAAATTTACCGTGTCAGGTCCAAAAATAGGCGGTGCAAAATCTGGTATCAATTTTGACCCCAAAGACCCGAGAAAACGCGGTGTTTTGGAACGTTGGTACAAAGCCGTTTCGCCATTATTAAAACAGTATTACGGCACAGGTGGCGATTTGAATGTTGACGAAATACACGAAGTTATTCCCATTACAGAGCAATGTGGCGTTTGGCATCCTCAAGAAGGTGTATTTACTGGACATTTTCAACCTTCCGATAGTGATAAAATTAATCGCATAGGACAGTTGAGACACGGTGTGATTAAGGTTTTAGAAAATGTAGATTATTCACCAGACTTGAGTCAAAAATATACCGTTGCCGATATGATTACGGGCTACGGAGTTGCTGAGTCTATCAAATATTATTATGATATTTATGGTGGTGATATCAAAAGCAAACGCGCCATCATTCAAGGCTTTGGTAATGTGGGGTCTGCGGTAGCTTTTTATTTATCAAAAATGGGCGTTAAAATAGTTGGTATCATAGATAGAGTTGGTGGTTTAATCAATGAAGACGGCTTTGATTATGAAGATATCAAAACTTTATTTTTAAACAAAGACGGGAATACTTTAAATGCTGAAAATTTGATACCTTTTGAAGAAATCAACCAAAAAATATGGGATGTTCCAGCAGAAATTTTTGCCCCTTGTCTCGCTTCAAGATTAGTTTCAAAATCTCAGATTGACAGTTTAATTGATAATGGTGTTGAAGTCATTTCTTCAGGTGCTAATGTGCCTTTTGCTGATAAAGAAATATTCTTTGGAAGTATTATGGAATACACAGATGCTCGTGTAAGTTTAATTCCAGATTTTATCGCCAATTGTGGAATGGCAAGAGTTTTTGCCTATTTTATGGAAAGGCGAGTTCAAATGACAGATGAAGCGATTTTTAATGACACTTCTATCACGATTAGAAATGCCATTCAAAACACCTATAACCACAATGATTCAAAATTGAACATCAGCCGAACAGCATTTGAAATAGCATTGAATCAACTTTTGTAA
- a CDS encoding anhydro-N-acetylmuramic acid kinase produces the protein MNLKKTYRVIGVMSGTSLDGVDLCEVEFLYHQKNWTYKIKKTQTIPYNSEWKNKLQNAHKLSKKDIGILDEKYCKLLSQYILDFIDDFTKIDMVCSHGHTIWHQPEKRFTYQIGNLELLGQLIKKTVVCDFRTADVALCGQGAPLVPIGDKLLFSDYDYCINIGGFVNISYENDGKRLAFDICPANKVLNVYAEKEGFEYDDKGQIAAQGQCHQQLLKNLNDIDFYSESPPKSLGVEWLEQKMMPILNSFELSNQDFLNTLCHHIAYQISKSLNIKNTKTLITGGGAYHDYLIECIKYYSPNTEIHIPSSEIINYKEALIFGLLGVLKFRNEINVLKSVTGACRDHSSGVIFEFYI, from the coding sequence ATGAATTTAAAAAAAACATACCGTGTTATTGGTGTGATGAGCGGAACTTCACTTGACGGTGTAGATTTATGTGAAGTTGAATTTTTATATCACCAAAAAAACTGGACTTATAAAATTAAAAAAACACAAACCATTCCTTATAATTCCGAATGGAAAAATAAATTACAAAACGCCCACAAATTATCTAAAAAAGATATTGGAATTTTAGACGAAAAATACTGCAAATTGTTAAGTCAATATATCTTAGATTTTATAGATGATTTTACAAAAATAGACATGGTCTGTAGTCACGGTCACACCATTTGGCATCAACCCGAAAAAAGGTTTACCTATCAGATTGGCAATCTTGAATTGCTGGGTCAACTCATCAAAAAAACCGTGGTTTGTGATTTTAGAACTGCTGATGTCGCTCTATGTGGTCAAGGTGCACCATTGGTTCCTATTGGTGATAAGTTGTTGTTTTCGGACTACGATTATTGTATCAATATTGGCGGTTTTGTCAACATTTCTTATGAAAATGACGGCAAAAGACTGGCTTTTGATATTTGCCCTGCCAATAAAGTGCTTAACGTTTATGCAGAAAAAGAAGGCTTTGAATATGATGATAAAGGGCAAATTGCAGCTCAAGGTCAATGCCACCAACAACTTCTAAAAAATCTAAATGATATAGATTTTTATTCAGAAAGTCCACCAAAATCCTTAGGCGTAGAATGGTTAGAACAAAAAATGATGCCAATTTTAAACAGTTTTGAGCTTTCTAATCAAGATTTTCTCAATACATTATGCCACCATATTGCTTATCAAATTTCAAAATCTCTAAATATAAAAAACACCAAAACCTTAATTACTGGCGGTGGTGCTTATCACGATTATTTAATAGAATGTATCAAATATTACTCACCAAATACAGAAATTCATATTCCAAGTTCTGAAATCATCAACTATAAAGAAGCACTTATATTTGGTCTTTTAGGGGTTTTAAAATTTAGAAATGAAATTAATGTCTTGAAGTCAGTAACGGGAGCATGCCGAGACCACAGTTCGGGAGTTATATTTGAGTTTTATATTTGA
- the rnpA gene encoding ribonuclease P protein component, protein MNYKFPKSEKLRLKRHIESLFKSGKTKKASPLSVKYLKFEDYGTNLCGVSVPKRKFKKAVDRNRLKRQMREAYRLNKHLIQSETHHFHMMFVYSTSEKLSYQEIEKALKKLLKEISR, encoded by the coding sequence ATGAATTACAAGTTTCCAAAATCAGAAAAACTGCGGTTAAAACGACATATTGAGTCGCTTTTTAAAAGTGGAAAAACTAAAAAGGCATCACCACTAAGTGTAAAATATTTAAAATTTGAAGATTATGGAACAAATCTTTGTGGCGTTAGTGTGCCTAAACGGAAATTCAAAAAAGCAGTAGATAGAAACAGACTAAAACGACAAATGCGTGAAGCATATAGACTGAATAAACATCTTATTCAATCTGAAACCCATCATTTTCATATGATGTTTGTATATTCAACTTCTGAAAAATTATCTTATCAAGAGATTGAAAAGGCTCTAAAAAAATTATTGAAAGAAATAAGTAGATGA
- a CDS encoding S41 family peptidase, whose translation MKTIKKLKYILLTAVAAIILSSYTVYRSDFFEIAKQIEIFTALFKEINMNYVDEVNPAELMNTAITKMLADLDPYTNFYNEQDVEDARIQKSANYANLGIQLKKIENKVVVTELIKDFVADQAGLKLGDQILKIENSPISNLQNDLSEVLNGAPNTTINLEIKRQNETKTISLKRILSQPSAVPFYGMADDKTGFIVLSQFTRTASKDVGLAVLELKEKGAKQLILDLRNNPGGLLSEAVNVSNIFVPKDQLIVYTKSQIESYNATYATRREPIDTEIPLVVLINDRSASASEIVSGSLQDLDRAVIVGARSFGKGLVQRPKPLKYGTQVKITISRYFLPSGRGIQALDYENGKSIRKSIENSTAFQTQNGRTVYDGGGIKPDVKIEAEQISDFTQTLIDDLVIFDFSTQFANQNPDLDWKKFEVDNTIFNQFLDYVKDRKYLPKTETDETFETFVKSAKADNFDEKFIKTLNNLKSEIQAEKADLFKTYQSQISALISDQIIKHYAYNQGVYQHNLDQAEVVQKAVEILSNQNKYKTILKP comes from the coding sequence ATGAAAACTATCAAAAAACTAAAATACATTTTACTCACAGCAGTAGCAGCGATTATACTAAGCAGTTACACCGTGTATCGCTCTGATTTTTTTGAAATTGCCAAACAAATTGAAATTTTTACAGCTTTATTCAAAGAAATTAATATGAATTATGTCGATGAAGTCAATCCTGCTGAATTGATGAATACGGCTATAACTAAGATGTTGGCAGACCTTGACCCTTATACCAATTTCTATAACGAACAAGATGTAGAAGACGCCAGAATACAAAAATCTGCCAATTATGCCAATCTCGGAATTCAACTCAAAAAAATTGAAAACAAAGTGGTTGTGACTGAATTGATAAAAGATTTTGTCGCCGATCAAGCAGGATTAAAGTTAGGCGATCAAATTCTTAAAATAGAAAATTCACCCATAAGCAATCTTCAAAACGACCTTAGCGAAGTCCTTAATGGTGCACCAAATACCACTATCAATCTTGAGATAAAACGTCAAAATGAAACCAAGACTATTTCACTAAAACGCATCTTAAGCCAACCTTCTGCGGTGCCGTTTTATGGTATGGCAGATGATAAAACAGGCTTCATAGTATTAAGTCAATTCACTCGTACAGCTTCAAAAGATGTCGGATTAGCAGTCCTTGAACTCAAAGAAAAAGGAGCAAAACAGTTGATTTTAGACCTGCGAAACAATCCGGGTGGTTTGCTTTCTGAAGCTGTGAATGTGAGTAATATTTTTGTGCCAAAAGATCAACTCATTGTTTACACCAAATCGCAAATTGAAAGCTATAATGCCACTTATGCCACAAGACGAGAACCCATTGATACTGAAATTCCATTGGTGGTTTTAATCAATGACAGAAGTGCTTCAGCAAGTGAGATTGTGTCTGGTAGTTTGCAAGACCTTGACCGCGCTGTGATTGTTGGTGCCAGGAGTTTTGGTAAAGGTTTGGTGCAACGCCCAAAACCACTAAAATATGGCACACAAGTAAAAATTACGATTTCACGATATTTTCTACCAAGTGGTCGCGGTATTCAAGCTTTAGATTATGAAAACGGAAAATCGATTAGAAAATCTATTGAAAACTCAACCGCTTTTCAAACCCAAAACGGTCGAACGGTCTATGATGGTGGCGGCATAAAACCCGATGTGAAAATCGAAGCCGAACAGATCAGCGATTTTACGCAAACCTTGATAGACGACTTAGTGATTTTTGACTTTTCAACCCAATTTGCCAACCAAAATCCTGATTTAGATTGGAAAAAATTTGAAGTTGATAATACTATTTTCAATCAGTTTTTAGATTATGTGAAAGACAGAAAATATCTGCCTAAAACAGAAACCGATGAAACTTTTGAAACTTTTGTAAAGTCTGCAAAAGCTGACAATTTTGATGAGAAGTTTATCAAAACACTCAACAACTTAAAGTCTGAAATTCAAGCTGAAAAAGCGGATTTATTTAAAACATATCAATCGCAAATATCAGCATTAATATCAGATCAAATCATTAAACATTACGCTTATAATCAAGGCGTTTATCAACATAATTTAGATCAAGCAGAAGTGGTTCAAAAAGCTGTTGAGATTTTGTCAAATCAAAATAAATACAAAACAATACTAAAACCTTAA
- a CDS encoding TraR/DksA C4-type zinc finger protein — translation MNDSKNKLIDTKPIAPENAIGRVSRMDAINNKSVLENALRKSEQRYNSMLKVYDRIDDKDFGICAKCHDKIPLQRLMIMPESRFCVKCASTS, via the coding sequence TTGAACGACTCAAAAAACAAATTGATTGACACCAAACCTATTGCCCCAGAAAACGCCATAGGAAGAGTCTCAAGAATGGATGCTATCAACAACAAAAGCGTGTTGGAAAACGCCTTGCGAAAATCTGAACAACGCTACAACAGTATGCTAAAAGTTTATGACAGAATTGACGACAAAGACTTTGGGATTTGTGCTAAATGTCACGACAAAATTCCGCTTCAACGCTTAATGATTATGCCCGAAAGCCGATTTTGTGTAAAATGTGCTTCTACATCTTAG
- a CDS encoding DUF2683 family protein — translation METIIIQTEAKKAKAIKQFLKAFDVSFSSDSSEKSSKSEESPYNPEFVKEILTAREEEGGKIIDPNNLWESLK, via the coding sequence ATGGAAACGATTATCATTCAAACCGAAGCTAAAAAAGCCAAAGCCATTAAACAGTTTTTAAAGGCTTTTGATGTTTCATTTTCATCTGATTCTTCTGAAAAATCTTCAAAATCTGAAGAAAGTCCCTACAACCCAGAATTTGTAAAAGAAATTTTAACAGCAAGAGAAGAAGAAGGTGGGAAAATTATCGACCCAAATAACTTATGGGAAAGTTTGAAATAA
- a CDS encoding Txe/YoeB family addiction module toxin: protein MGKFEIILKPKAQKDFSRIEKSGQKPMIKKLEIIVDELSKHPKTGTGKPEKLKFELSGLWSRRLNKKDRLIYEIKEEPYKNVVIISALGHYE, encoded by the coding sequence ATGGGAAAGTTTGAAATAATACTTAAGCCTAAAGCTCAAAAAGATTTTTCAAGAATAGAAAAATCAGGTCAAAAACCTATGATTAAAAAACTTGAAATAATTGTTGATGAATTGTCAAAACACCCTAAAACAGGCACTGGAAAACCAGAAAAATTAAAGTTTGAATTATCAGGTTTGTGGAGCAGGCGGTTAAATAAAAAAGACCGATTAATTTATGAAATTAAAGAAGAACCCTACAAAAATGTGGTCATAATTTCTGCTTTAGGACATTATGAATAA